AATCACTATACATGATTAGATGTTGTTTAAATGATCTATTCACAAAACATGTGAGAAACTCCAATGTTCTAAAATCATCATGGGAACACTCTTGATCACTTATCTGCATGCAAACagcaagaattttttttttttttttgggttggaGGGGGGGGGCAAAACAAGAGAGATGTTGAATTGCAATTAACATCACATGTTCACGTTTCTCTTATGATTTCTTTGTCTTCACTTCTCTCCAATTAATCTAAAAACATTGTCAAGTTCAAAAAATACGGCAGTAATTCATCAGCAATAAGTTAACCATTTATAAGCTTACCCAACAATGAGAGCAGTACCAGCCGTGGCAACCCAAGCAGCAGCTCTGGAATGTCCTGGGTCAACAAGTTTTTTGAAGTCTGCATGCTCCAGATGATGACTGTTTTTCATCTGTCACAAAATAAGAAACAGTATATTTAGAAAACAGAGAGGGAGTGCGAGAACTGCAAAGCACATGGgataaaattgcataaaaatgTTTCATAATGCCTCAAGCCTATCCTGCTCAGTCTTCATTTTTCACGAAGCACCCATGTTTGGTGCATTTTTGGACATGGATGTGAGGAGATGATCCTCTAAGGACActccaaatatatggaaaaataTAGGAAAAAATGAACATTCTTGTGTCAGACACATACCCTTATCCAACACTCAGACTCAAGCTAGGTGTATGATAGCCTCAAGCAAACAAACAGCATATTCTAACTCACAAAAATAAACCAATAAAAGTGAAGAACAGTTACAAAAAAAGACCATAAGAATCAGGTTTTTCCAAGAATTTGGTCACTGAAACCACATAACccatgaaattataaattaatggtTAAATTCTAAGGATAGTCCCTGTACTTATCGATCTGTGCGgatttagtccctcaactttTATTTGCCCCTCCATTAACTTCTCCATTTAACTCTGTTAAAAATTTAGATACAATCACAAATTTAGcccctcaacctttaaacttttatcaatttgaacctactcttttttttctttaattataaaaaagttattaaaattttatataaaaatataaaattataaaatttcccaaatatttcaacaaattaaagatagaaaaaactttattattcattattGCCACACGATATGTTATCATGGAAACTATAACCCCATCAAAATTGCCATCTCTTCAAAAGGATTCGAGCCCACCTCGCTGCATTTAAATTGGTCTCCTAAGTCCATATGTatgagaaaaaaacaaaatcaaagatgaatCTTCCTACCAAAAACAAGCAACTCAGTCACATGCAATTATCAAAACTCTTGATCAGCAATCAGCCCTAGCAATACAATACTTGAAAAGATCAACCCAAAATATGCTCACATTCTCCCGGAATATTGTATCAATATCAAAATTTGGAATGAAATGTCATATGTGTGACCACTTATACTTAACACCTTCAGAAATGGTTTTAAATACTGTCTTCTTAGCAGTCAAGTCAAAGCCCCATATACCTATATAGCTTCACCCTGAACGCAGCCACACTCCACATGACTACACCCCTCGGTCTGACCCACAAAACACAATTCTCACTCAGACAAGATGACCAATACCCAGAagcataattaaaaaataaaaaaacatcatACACCACTCAGCCAAGAAAGGCAGCCACTATGACACAATAAAACATTGGCCAAATAACCAAAAAATTGCAAGAAAACAAAGCTGGAAGTTTTCATGGCACCAAATCCTTTGAGCCTGTTAACATGAAATCTACTCTGAGTTTCAACTCTTGCATTCCAAGAAATAATCTTCATTACACTTCAAaatgttattgaattttttagacaCTGCTAACACTCATGCCCACCAACAAGAGAATTGAACAAAACAAATCCCGAAAACCAAAGTCAAGAGGAGGCAAATATATAGAATTTTGTGACAAGTTTgagaaattttataacttttttagaGTTGGGACCAATTGACAAAAGTTATAAAGATTGAAGAGCTAAATTTGTGATTGTACCTAATTTTTTGACAGAGTTAAACAGAAAAAATTAACGAAGGGacaaaaaatgagcaaatcaaaaagtagagggactaaatccaCACAAATCGATAAGTACAGGACTATActtagaatttaacctaaatcAATCAAATGCAAACTTCCGGCTGAGAAACTACAATAAAGCAAATCCCTTATTGGATAGAAAAGTTGAGCAAAAGATATGAATGGCACAGTACAACAAATCTAACAATATGCAAAAGCATACTCACGGCTTTCTCAATTGATTCAAGCCTTTGATCTACTTTTGATTCATGATAATGCCGTAAAGAGTATCCTGTACCAACATTTATGCATTTCTTATTAGATGTTTCAACCCTAGCATACAAATCAAGTTGTCAATAGCAAGAACATGGAACTAGAAACCATAACATCAAACCTCCAAGACCATCAGAAAGAGAGACTTTAAAAACTACTAGTTTTAAATGAATTGTTGTTTCTATCAGCAGCTCAGTGCTTTCAGGGCACAAGCAAACACATTCCCAGAAGCATTTGAGTAAAACTTAACTGACATATGGAGCTTCAATACTgacattttttatgtttatgcttTCATCCTACCCTtctgaaacaaataaaaaaccctaaacccataagCCTATAGCCAAAGAAGAGcaataaaaattaccaaaattttttaACTGCATTTATAAACAACTTTGAAAAGACAGGGCAGATGATGAAGAAATGGAAGGtctaaacaaaagaagaaaaccTATATGCAACAGAGCAGAATATTGCAGTGTGATCTAAAATCAGAAACACCATTGTGAGCAGCAAGTAGAGGACCATAGCAATCTACGCCTAATCTCTTTGAAAAACTTTACAGATCCTTCAAAGTTTCCACTTTCCATTAGCATTTAGCAGTCATAGCAAAGTTTGTTTCCTTCCTTTTCTCCATGAAAATCTTTTGATTCTATGGCTGAAGATACAATAAGTCAAATAACTATTTCTAGAAAGAGCTTAGGGACAGAACTTTTTCAAGTTGAAACCTTCTCGACAAGGCAGTGAAGTTAAATCCAAAAGTTCCATGTAGGTACAAAGAAATTTATTTTCAGCCGGATTGAGCAGAAGTTTATTGAATAAATACGTAGAATCCAAATTACCAATGAAAATTCGACAACTGAAGCAGTAAATATGTTTTCCGATAACAGTAGGAAAAATTGCAACAATTCCCCTATTTTAATAGTGAAGCAAAAGTATACAACAATAAATCCTTTAGGAATCATAATGAAAAAACGAGCTACAAAGACAAATCAGTGGAAGAGAAACTCACCAAACCATGCGGTAGCAACCGAAGCTATAGAAGTTCCTACTGTAAATACCACCTTATGCCTCTCAAATGTATCCTGCAACATTAAAATCAGCCATCACTAAAATTAACAAAACCTCCATAAATTACTAAAAAGAAAAAactcaaatcaaattaaattttagaaaGGAAAAATTAGAGAAACAAGCTAATAATTTTAGATTAGAAATCACAAAGATTATTAATTTCCCAAAATATATTGCTAAGTTTTAATGAATACCCATCAAGTGAAActacaaaaagaacaaaaaaataggGAAAAGGAGGTACCTTGGTGGAGAAGTAGGTATCTTGAACAGCAGCCCAAGAATTAAGGGCTTTTCGCTTCAATTTGGGAACATCTACTGAACCCAGAAAGGAGGTGCCTCTGCTTCTTAATCGCAGCATAGTTCATTCGGTGGAGTTAACTCTAACGAGTTATTTGATTTCACCGAGTTTAGATAAAGGTACAACCACCAAAAGTTTTTGAGAACGAAAACTGAGAAAAGGTTTCTCGAATTGCTCTGCTTTTAGCCTTTtagaaatgaaaatttaaaacaattatggCACCTCTTCTTTTTAAAACCATCCATTTCTGTTGCTACATTATTTCGTTTCGCTAttagaaatgaaatttttttgcccaaatattctttatttttatttactttatcctATAAAATATATTATCACCAATATAATATTTGTTATCTTTTCAAAACAAACcaccatattttaattaataaatttaacctaattttaaattataaaaatcacataaattaaaaataatcaaattggaGAATAATATGTGACTAATAATAGAATTTGTCTTAATAGATTTAAATACTATCATTTgagataatattaaaattttgaaattttaaaagcatagaataaaattttaataacacaaataatatttatttaatagaaaagacTATCTAATCTAATTAGAAGAGAAGGGAGTGGCACACCATATTAAACATATTACTAGGGCTGCTGCCCTCACTTATCATATGAGGGATTTGGGTTTATCCTATATTAGTTTAATTATACGTGATTCTTAGACTTTTGGCTcagtactttataatttaatcaaaactaatattttttttctattttctaaaataaatatgattttatataatttatttaattaatcaaattaactaaattaattttccaattaaaaattttgttaaagtcgGTGataactttaccataaaagaatctattagaaattatatttaattttacattcaacgaattcataatgactaattaatttaattctattttcaaattttaattatttaattataattaattaaaaaataattaaaaatcttaaattgattctcaagtcatttctatacttAGTAAAAAATGTATTCATTTGTGAACTCGACTtatttctctaactttaccaTTTGCATTTATTTTTGTTCGTTTAATTCTACATGcgattcatttctagtttcaacgagctagcggagggaccaattggaatatataattagggctcaaataatttataattaagttctaaatTTTCACCTGTTagttataaacttatttagtcacgaagtcattccactatagtatcatgactgagctctctctaaatacataccattacgaaagctactaattgtttgtccaatgaccttttcataagtgtgtgttactctcataggatatccttaatatcTTTAGGATAAACTCATtatcccaatatgatcctattttatctcatgataatcattacatcttccttcatgaaaagtcaatt
The Gossypium hirsutum isolate 1008001.06 chromosome A07, Gossypium_hirsutum_v2.1, whole genome shotgun sequence genome window above contains:
- the LOC107952775 gene encoding uncharacterized protein, with product MLRLRSRGTSFLGSVDVPKLKRKALNSWAAVQDTYFSTKDTFERHKVVFTVGTSIASVATAWFGYSLRHYHESKVDQRLESIEKAMKNSHHLEHADFKKLVDPGHSRAAAWVATAGTALIVGYGLGWRGGTWYANRKFRREQLKLLGQIKPKRWQLLGQMKPRGWQFRFLRSSPRCRGPESASKTSGTTLKSAPTSCESVEAHQ